Proteins encoded together in one Desulfosporosinus meridiei DSM 13257 window:
- a CDS encoding metallophosphoesterase: protein MAKKSTPLAKTISRRSFFQKIGGFIAHHWLLSSVPVAGAGALGWAEFDTLSLKLQKWDLSYPNLPLALEGKTICQLSDLHLESLRISPEKIQQSVMTQKPDLLVITGDIISTRTDLDKLAPYLSGLTAPFGNYVVMGNNDYSHLSRTLLKRYLQEFETLGWIPLLNDAIFLKQLNLWVIGIDDPATAHDEVDLAYQKVLSAQSTLSNSPFRLALAHSSDCLDDVAKHGADLLLTGHTHGGQIRLPGFGPLITNTYLGDLGFYEGYHVINGVPLYINTGIGESMIPLRFNVPPEIAFFTLHRGNEQPKHETG from the coding sequence ATGGCTAAGAAATCAACACCTCTTGCCAAAACAATATCTCGCCGCAGTTTCTTCCAAAAAATTGGCGGTTTTATTGCACACCACTGGCTGCTTAGTTCTGTTCCTGTTGCGGGAGCTGGGGCTCTGGGCTGGGCAGAATTTGATACTCTTTCTTTAAAACTCCAAAAATGGGATCTCTCTTACCCAAATCTGCCCTTGGCTCTAGAGGGAAAAACCATTTGCCAGCTGAGCGATTTGCACCTTGAAAGCTTACGGATTTCTCCGGAAAAAATCCAGCAAAGTGTGATGACTCAAAAGCCTGACCTCCTGGTAATAACAGGGGATATTATTTCAACCAGGACGGATTTGGATAAATTAGCACCCTATCTCAGTGGGCTGACTGCTCCTTTCGGAAATTATGTGGTTATGGGTAACAACGATTATAGTCATTTATCTCGGACTCTTTTGAAACGCTACCTCCAGGAGTTTGAAACCCTGGGCTGGATTCCGTTGCTGAATGATGCCATTTTTCTCAAACAGCTTAATCTTTGGGTTATTGGAATTGATGACCCGGCAACTGCGCATGATGAAGTAGATTTAGCCTACCAAAAGGTGCTATCTGCCCAGTCAACTCTATCCAACTCTCCCTTTCGCTTAGCCTTGGCTCATTCTTCAGATTGCCTGGACGATGTGGCAAAACACGGAGCAGATCTTCTACTTACAGGCCATACCCATGGCGGTCAAATCCGTCTGCCGGGATTCGGCCCGCTAATCACTAATACCTACCTGGGAGATCTAGGGTTTTATGAGGGATATCATGTCATTAATGGAGTACCCTTATATATCAATACGGGCATTGGCGAAAGTATGATTCCTCTCCGTTTTAATGTTCCCCCCGAAATCGCTTTCTTCACCTTGCATCGTGGGAATGAGCAGCCTAAGCATGAGACGGGTTAA
- a CDS encoding cell wall hydrolase translates to MCLCLWQANIYPALGLGSKIVNNDNNGIYANSSTTMKIAVQRGETLWHLAERYQTSVDELVKFNRIKSPDQIREGQTLWVPNPIVHKKPEYLQPRDVKEYTKEVVAVSTTPVISDKKVREVAEDTPWWVNILRSIPVLATVYKQESRVADSSQLSSEQPKSDIQTYEIIVSQDTKKVDKQVSQLPDPKDNSQIHSRGLGRLVSKEEVELLSRVIYGEARGEDFLGQVAVGAVVLNRLKDPRFPKTIKGIVYQSGAFTAVDDRQIHLDPDDQAYKAAEAALSGLDPTNGAIFYYNPQTATDKWIKSRTVIKRIGNHTFSI, encoded by the coding sequence ATGTGTTTGTGTTTATGGCAGGCCAATATCTATCCTGCTCTAGGACTCGGGAGCAAAATCGTTAACAATGATAATAACGGGATCTATGCAAATTCGTCAACTACCATGAAGATAGCGGTTCAGCGTGGTGAAACTCTTTGGCATTTAGCAGAAAGGTATCAAACGTCGGTTGATGAACTCGTAAAATTTAACCGGATAAAAAGTCCTGATCAAATTCGGGAGGGACAGACCTTATGGGTTCCCAACCCAATCGTTCACAAAAAACCTGAGTATCTCCAGCCCAGGGATGTTAAGGAGTATACAAAGGAAGTCGTAGCAGTTTCAACTACCCCGGTAATCTCTGACAAGAAAGTAAGAGAAGTTGCCGAAGACACGCCGTGGTGGGTTAATATCTTACGAAGTATCCCAGTGTTAGCAACAGTTTATAAACAAGAGTCCAGAGTTGCTGATTCAAGCCAACTGTCTTCCGAACAACCGAAATCAGATATTCAGACATATGAGATAATTGTATCTCAAGACACAAAGAAAGTTGACAAACAGGTTAGCCAGCTCCCTGATCCTAAAGACAACAGTCAAATTCACTCCCGTGGTTTGGGACGTCTGGTCTCCAAAGAGGAAGTAGAGCTATTGAGTCGGGTCATCTACGGAGAAGCTCGCGGAGAAGATTTCTTAGGGCAAGTAGCTGTCGGAGCGGTTGTACTTAATCGACTCAAGGATCCCCGTTTTCCTAAAACAATCAAAGGAATTGTCTACCAATCCGGAGCTTTTACAGCGGTTGACGATCGGCAAATTCATTTGGATCCCGATGATCAAGCCTACAAAGCAGCCGAAGCCGCTCTATCTGGCCTGGACCCGACAAACGGGGCAATCTTTTACTACAACCCACAAACAGCTACGGACAAATGGATTAAGAGTCGTACTGTCATCAAACGGATTGGCAACCATACTTTTAGTATTTAG